In the genome of Chrysemys picta bellii isolate R12L10 chromosome 17, ASM1138683v2, whole genome shotgun sequence, one region contains:
- the LOC135976350 gene encoding leukocyte immunoglobulin-like receptor subfamily A member 1: MDPAGDGAEFRIPTVGRQHGGSYSCSYRLQSQPFISSYPSSSVELVVAGGIDSSPPGAAPAPTCLGSAGPAAPTGHPDFTHANIARLGLGAAVLLVLGLILVEAYYSRPRGAP, encoded by the exons atggaccctgctggggacgGGGCCGAGTTCCGCATCCCCACCGTGGGCCGGCAGCACggagggagctacagctgcagctaccggcTCCAATCACAGCCCTTCATCTCATCATACCCCAGCAGTTCTgtggagctggtggtagcag GGGGAATCGACTCGTCTCCGCCTGGAGCAGCGCCGGCTCCCACCTGCCTGGGCAGCGCAGGGCCAG cagcccccacaggGCACCCGGATTTCACCCATGCCAACATCGCCCGCCTGGGGCTGGGTGCCGCGGTCCTGCTCGTCCTGGGGCTGATCCTGGTTGAGGCATATTACAGCCGCCCAAGGGGGGCACCCTAG
- the LOC135976348 gene encoding immunoglobulin superfamily member 1-like: MASALTVLFLGCWLAGHSGVWGGREFLKPTVWVSPSRVVALGGSVTIRCAGRYPGMEFFLRKAGHPNPQVRTVPDGTVAEFPIPRVGREDGGSYTCDYRSITDQSRWSYPSDPVEIIVAEPSYPKPNITLLSPSGGVSPGGAVDVRCRGQHRGVRFVLNKEGRHFPPVDLDGFEAVFSISNVRREDGGSYSCSYYSKSEPFAVSYPSDPVELVVRDSAPGSAPTGAE; the protein is encoded by the exons ATGGCATCTGCTCTCACCGTCCTCTTCCTCG gctgctggctggccgggcacagcggggtgtggggag GGCGTGAATTTCTCAAACCCACCGTCTGGGTGagccccagcagggtggtggcgCTCGGGGGAAGTGTCACCATTCGCTGTGCGGGTCGGTACCCGGGCATGGAGTTCTTTCTGCGTAAAGCTGGACACCCGAACCCGCAGGTGCGGACGGTGCCTGATGGGACCGTGGCTGAATTTCCCATCCCCCGTGTCGGCCGGGAAGATGGAGGGAGCTACACCTGCGACTATCGCTCCATAACGGATCAGAGTCGCTGGTCGTATCCCAGCGACCCCGTCGAGATcattgtagcag agcccagctaccccaaacccaacatcaccctgctgagccccagcGGGGGGGTCTCCCCGGGGGGAGCCGTGGACGTCCGGTGTCGGGGGCAGCACCGGGGTGTGCGGTTCGTGCTGAATAAAGAGGGACGCCATTTCCCACCTGTGGATTTGGACGGGTTTGAGGCTGTGTTTTCCATCAGCAACGTGCGCCGGGAGGACGGggggagctacagctgctcctaTTACAGCAAATCGGAGCCGTTCGCCGTGTCGTAccccagcgaccccgtggagctggtggtgagag ACTCCGCTCCAGGCAGTGCCCCGACCggggctgaatga
- the LOC101941175 gene encoding leukocyte immunoglobulin-like receptor subfamily A member 3, producing the protein MASALTVLLLGCWLAGRSGVSGEGSLPKPSISVSPGGVIPVGGNVTIRCRNQHLGMRFLLYKAGDGNYLTYTDPAGSEAEFPITSATREQSGNYTCRYSNRTGRAAYSEPSDPVQIIVAGGSESPAPPGLTSPILAGVSAAAAVLLLLLLLLVAFVCFRITRARKGAAPRPSSPLGVSKALDQQDPVYASMDEGKQPLTLPQEPDPGADGLTYAKLDHQALQAKRGDPAPAPEPAQPSVYAAINVSQGTPQ; encoded by the exons ATGGCGTCTGCTCTCACCGTTCTCCTCCTCG gctgctggctggccgggcGGAGCGGGGTGTCCGGAG AGGGGTCCctccccaaaccctccatctccgTCAGCCCCGGTGGGGTGATCCCCGTGGGGGGAAACGTCACCATCCGGTGTCGGAATCAGCACCTGGGCATGAGGTTCCTCCTCTACAAGGCTGGAGATGGGAACTATCTGACTTACACAGACCCTGCTGGCTCTGAGGCTGAATTTCCCATCACCAGCGCCACACGGGAACAGAGCGGAAACTACACCTGTCGTTATAGCAACAGAACAGGACGAGCTGCCTACTCGGAGCCCAGCGACCCTGTGCAGATcattgtagcag GTGGATCGGAATCGCCGGCACCTCCGGGTCTGACCAGCCCCATCCTCGCCGGGGTGAGCGCGGCAGCtgccgtcctcctcctcctcctcctcctcctcgtggcCTTCGTCTGCTTCAGAATAACCCGAGCCA GAAAAGGAGCCGCACCGAGACCGAGCAG CCCTTTGGGGGTGTCGAAGGCCCTGGATCAGCAAGACCCTGTCT ACGCCTCCATGGATGAAGGGAAACAGCCGCTGACCCTG CCGCAGGAGCCTGACCCTGGTGCCGATGGACTCACCTACGCCAAGTTGGACCACCAGGCGCTGCAGGCCAAGCGGGgggacccagcccctgcccccgagcCCGCCCAGCCCAGCGTGTACGCCGCGATCAACGTGAGCCAGGGGACCCCGCAGTGA